In Lemur catta isolate mLemCat1 chromosome 1, mLemCat1.pri, whole genome shotgun sequence, one DNA window encodes the following:
- the CMA1 gene encoding chymase — translation MHLLPLPLLLFLLCSRAQSGEIIEGTECKPHSRPYMAYLEIVNFQGQLVTCGGFLIRQNFVLTAAHCAGRSITVILGVHNRKEKEDTWQKLQVVKQFPFPKYTGAISRHDIMLLKLKEKANLTLAVGTVPIPPSFYSVPPGTMCWVAGWGRTGVMKPGSDTLQEVKQRLMDPKVCNLFANFDHNLQLCVGNPRKKNSVFEGDSGGPLLCAGVAQGIVSYGRKDAKPPSVFTRISPYRCWIDKILKNN, via the exons ATgcatctccttcctctccctctgctgcTCTTTCTCCTATGCTCCAGAGCTCAGTCTG GGGAGATCATCGAGGGCACAGAGTGCAAGCCACACTCTCGCCCCTACATGGCCTACCTGGAAATTGTCAATTTCCAGGGTCAACTGGTAACTTGTGGTGGTTTCCTGATAAGACAGAACTTTGTGCTAACAGCTGCTCACTGTGCAGGCAG GTCTATAACGGTCATCCTTGGAGTCcataacagaaaagagaaagaagatacaTGGCAAAAGCTTCAAGTTGTAAAGCAATTCCCTTTTCCAAAATATACTGGTGCTATTTCTCGCCACGACATCATGTTATTGAAG TTGAAGGAGAAAGCCAACCTGACTCTGGCCGTGGGCACAGTCCCCATCCCACCCAGCTTCTACTCTGTTCCACCTGGGACAATGTGCTGGGTGGCTGGCTGGGGAAGAACAGGTGTCATGAAGCCGGGCTCAGACACTCTGCAAGAGGTGAAGCAGAGACTCATGGATCCCAAGGTCTGCAACCTATTTGCAAATTTTGACCACAATCTCCAGCTGTGCGTGGGCAACCCCAGGAAGAAAAACTCCGTATTTGAG GGAGACTCCGGGGGCCCTCTTCTGTGTGCTGGGGTTGCCCAGGGCATCGTGTCCTATGGACGGAAGGATGCAAAGCCCCCTTCTGTCTTCACCCGGATCTCTCCTTACCGGTGCTGGATCGACAAGATCCTGAAGAATAATTAA